A portion of the Thiohalorhabdus denitrificans genome contains these proteins:
- a CDS encoding DsbE family thiol:disulfide interchange protein, with protein sequence MRLRYLIPLVFFVVLVIFLGIGLTMDPERVPSPLVGKEVPDLTLASVDEADRTISTEQLKGQVYLLNVWASWCVACRQEHPVLMEASRDHPNLTIIGFDYKDKRPDAQRWLEQRGDPYDVSLFDPEGEAGIDLGVYGVPETFVVDRDGIIRHKHIGPMTRQDFRTTILPLVQELRADS encoded by the coding sequence GTGCGCTTGCGCTACCTGATCCCCCTGGTCTTCTTCGTGGTCCTGGTGATCTTTCTGGGCATCGGGCTGACCATGGACCCCGAGCGGGTCCCCTCACCCCTGGTGGGCAAGGAGGTGCCGGACCTCACCCTGGCCTCGGTGGACGAGGCGGATCGGACCATCTCCACCGAACAGCTGAAGGGGCAGGTCTACCTCCTGAATGTCTGGGCCTCCTGGTGCGTGGCCTGCCGCCAGGAGCACCCCGTGCTCATGGAGGCCAGCCGCGACCACCCCAACCTCACCATTATCGGTTTCGACTACAAGGACAAGCGTCCGGACGCCCAGCGCTGGCTGGAGCAGCGCGGGGACCCCTACGACGTTAGCCTGTTCGACCCCGAGGGCGAGGCCGGCATCGACCTGGGGGTCTACGGCGTCCCGGAGACCTTCGTCGTGGACCGTGACGGCATCATCCGCCACAAGCACATCGGCCCCATGACCCGGCAGGACTTCCGCACCACCATCCTGCCCCTGGTTCAAGAGCTGCGAGCGGACTCATGA
- a CDS encoding cytochrome c-type biogenesis protein: MRPWIALLALALALPPLGTALAAPEPIREFDSPAQEDRYNALLEDLRCLVCQNESLAGSRADLAQDLRDEVYQKLVEEGKSDEAVVDYLVDRYGEFVLYRPPVQPATYLLWFGPFALLLIGAGIWLAVSRGRQRADPGDLSPDERERAARLLGTDSDKDSSQ, translated from the coding sequence ATGAGACCCTGGATCGCCCTTCTCGCCCTGGCCCTGGCCTTGCCGCCCCTTGGGACCGCCCTGGCGGCGCCCGAGCCCATCCGCGAGTTCGACAGCCCCGCCCAGGAGGACCGCTACAACGCCCTCCTGGAGGACCTGCGGTGCCTCGTCTGCCAGAACGAGTCCCTGGCCGGCTCCCGGGCCGACCTCGCCCAGGACCTCCGCGACGAGGTGTACCAGAAGCTGGTGGAGGAGGGGAAAAGCGACGAGGCCGTGGTGGACTACCTGGTGGACCGATACGGCGAGTTCGTCCTCTACCGCCCCCCCGTGCAGCCCGCCACCTACCTGCTGTGGTTCGGGCCTTTCGCCCTGCTCCTGATCGGGGCGGGGATCTGGCTTGCCGTCTCCCGGGGTCGGCAGCGGGCCGACCCGGGCGACCTGTCCCCCGATGAGCGGGAGCGCGCCGCGCGGCTCCTCGGCACCGATTCCGACAAGGACTCCTCCCAATGA
- the ccmI gene encoding c-type cytochrome biogenesis protein CcmI, translated as MTLFWIIVALLIVAAALAVVPALLGRSRASETSYSEANLAVFRDRLAELSAERDRGQITPEEYEQGRAELEREVLREVPGREEGAGGPGNRTGMGGKTLVGLLVGLPVVAVSLYLATGRPELVAEAPPTSLSEREIRSFSQMPPEQRASRLSAFLEENPRAGEAWVLLGQTYRAQGQFGEAVDAYRQARQLIGDEPQLLAHYAEAIALANDRELTGEVTELLDKALEKDPNNALALWMAGSAAMSRGDGEEAGQLWRRLAAQMPPDNRNVEMLKGYIAQAEGISPEEVSIDRPENEAAGGAAMAVRVELAGELQEQAEPGDTVFIFARAAQGPPMPVAAVRKRVEDLPVEVTLDDSQAMAGNRTLSSQERVVVGARISKGGQPQAQPGDLEGLTNPLKVRDGREVSVTIDQVVQ; from the coding sequence ATGACCCTGTTCTGGATCATCGTCGCGCTCTTGATCGTCGCGGCCGCCCTGGCGGTCGTTCCGGCCCTGCTGGGGCGGTCCCGGGCGAGCGAGACCTCCTACAGCGAGGCGAACCTCGCCGTGTTCCGCGACCGCCTCGCTGAGCTTTCCGCCGAGCGGGACCGGGGGCAGATCACGCCCGAGGAGTACGAGCAGGGCCGCGCGGAGCTGGAGCGGGAGGTACTGCGCGAGGTCCCCGGCCGCGAGGAGGGGGCTGGGGGCCCGGGCAACCGCACGGGCATGGGCGGCAAGACCCTCGTGGGCCTGCTGGTGGGGCTTCCGGTGGTGGCCGTTTCCCTCTACCTCGCCACCGGCCGCCCCGAGCTGGTGGCCGAGGCGCCCCCCACCAGCCTGAGCGAGCGTGAGATCCGCTCCTTCTCCCAGATGCCGCCCGAACAGCGCGCCAGCCGCCTCAGCGCCTTCCTGGAGGAGAACCCTCGGGCCGGGGAGGCCTGGGTCCTGCTCGGCCAGACCTACCGCGCCCAGGGGCAGTTCGGCGAGGCGGTGGACGCCTATCGCCAGGCCCGGCAGCTCATCGGCGACGAGCCGCAGCTGCTGGCCCATTACGCGGAGGCCATCGCCCTGGCCAACGACCGCGAGCTGACCGGGGAGGTCACCGAGCTGCTGGACAAGGCCCTGGAGAAGGACCCCAACAACGCCCTGGCCCTGTGGATGGCCGGCTCGGCCGCCATGTCCCGGGGCGACGGCGAGGAGGCGGGCCAGCTCTGGCGTCGCCTTGCCGCGCAGATGCCCCCGGATAACCGGAACGTGGAGATGCTCAAGGGCTACATCGCACAGGCCGAGGGGATCAGCCCCGAGGAAGTCTCCATCGACCGGCCGGAGAACGAGGCTGCCGGTGGCGCTGCCATGGCCGTCCGGGTGGAGCTGGCCGGGGAGCTGCAGGAGCAGGCCGAACCGGGGGATACCGTCTTCATCTTCGCCCGGGCCGCCCAGGGTCCGCCCATGCCCGTGGCGGCGGTGCGCAAGCGGGTGGAGGATCTGCCGGTGGAGGTGACCCTCGACGACTCCCAGGCCATGGCGGGGAACCGCACGCTTTCCTCCCAGGAACGCGTGGTGGTGGGCGCGCGCATCTCCAAGGGCGGCCAGCCCCAGGCCCAGCCCGGGGACCTGGAGGGGCTCACCAACCCGCTCAAGGTCCGCGATGGCCGCGAGGTCTCCGTCACCATCGACCAGGTGGTCCAATAG
- a CDS encoding c-type cytochrome: MRTMFWAAAMASALVVTPALAAAEDQAAGEAKGDAEAGKKLVMQGKPDEPTVMPCQSCHGQDGKGQAPSKFPRLAGQDMQYMVKQLKDFASGDRTNYPTMTNIAKGMSEEEMWDAARYYHEKQVSVEGADAEQSVIDMGEQIAERGVPEEDVPACTSCHGPKGKGVPPVFPQIAGQHASYIKKQLQDWEGGNRANDPAKMMTEIAPKLSEEQMEAVGAYFSNVDAQN; the protein is encoded by the coding sequence ATGCGGACTATGTTTTGGGCGGCCGCCATGGCAAGCGCCCTCGTGGTCACTCCCGCCCTCGCCGCCGCTGAGGACCAGGCAGCCGGCGAGGCCAAGGGCGACGCCGAGGCCGGCAAGAAGCTGGTCATGCAGGGCAAGCCCGACGAGCCCACCGTGATGCCCTGCCAGTCCTGCCACGGGCAGGATGGCAAGGGTCAGGCCCCATCCAAATTCCCTCGCCTCGCCGGTCAGGACATGCAGTACATGGTGAAGCAGTTGAAGGACTTCGCCAGCGGTGACCGGACCAACTATCCCACCATGACCAACATCGCCAAGGGCATGTCCGAGGAAGAGATGTGGGATGCGGCCCGCTACTACCACGAGAAGCAGGTGAGCGTGGAAGGGGCGGATGCGGAGCAGTCGGTGATCGATATGGGCGAGCAGATCGCCGAGCGCGGCGTACCGGAGGAGGACGTCCCGGCGTGCACCTCCTGCCACGGCCCCAAGGGCAAGGGCGTGCCTCCGGTCTTCCCGCAGATCGCCGGCCAGCATGCCAGCTACATCAAGAAGCAGCTCCAGGACTGGGAGGGCGGCAACCGCGCCAACGATCCGGCCAAGATGATGACCGAGATCGCTCCCAAGCTGTCCGAGGAGCAGATGGAGGCCGTGGGCGCCTACTTCAGCAACGTGGATGCCCAGAACTAA
- a CDS encoding c-type cytochrome gives MKKTLIAVGAGMVLSLGAGNVQAQDGEAAAKELGCTACHAATTKLVGPSYQAVAERYEGDEAKILETVKSNVKNGGSGNWTDVTGGTPMPPQPNATGKTEQLKVIASWISGMAE, from the coding sequence ATGAAGAAGACTCTGATTGCCGTAGGCGCCGGTATGGTGCTCAGCCTCGGTGCCGGCAACGTGCAGGCCCAGGACGGCGAGGCCGCCGCCAAGGAGCTGGGCTGCACCGCCTGCCACGCGGCCACCACCAAGCTGGTGGGCCCCTCCTATCAGGCCGTCGCCGAGCGCTATGAGGGCGACGAGGCCAAGATCCTGGAGACCGTGAAGAGCAACGTGAAGAACGGCGGCTCCGGGAACTGGACCGACGTGACCGGGGGAACCCCCATGCCGCCTCAGCCCAACGCCACCGGCAAGACCGAGCAGCTGAAGGTGATCGCTTCCTGGATCTCCGGGATGGCCGAGTAG
- the yihA gene encoding ribosome biogenesis GTP-binding protein YihA/YsxC: protein MDISLPAARFLIAAARASDFPPDSGREVALAGHSNVGKSSALNAILQRKKLARTSSTPGRTQQLIFYGLGGEDRRLVDLPGYGYAKVPPQVKAQWGRLMEEYLHGRGSLAGLVLIMDIRRPMRDFDKQLLEWADFYDLPLHVLLTKSDKAKKNEARRTLDFLRSDLASRFPEVGVQLFSALKGTGVEEARERLGAWLEFDSGE, encoded by the coding sequence ATGGACATCTCCCTACCTGCAGCCCGTTTCCTGATCGCCGCCGCCCGCGCCTCGGACTTCCCGCCGGACAGCGGCCGGGAGGTCGCGCTGGCCGGCCATTCCAACGTGGGAAAGTCTAGCGCCCTGAACGCGATCCTGCAGCGCAAGAAGCTGGCCCGCACCAGCTCCACGCCGGGCCGCACGCAGCAGCTCATATTCTACGGATTAGGGGGCGAGGACCGGCGCCTGGTGGACCTGCCGGGCTACGGCTACGCCAAGGTCCCGCCGCAAGTGAAGGCGCAGTGGGGCCGGCTCATGGAGGAATACCTCCACGGGCGCGGCAGCCTCGCGGGCCTGGTTCTGATCATGGACATCCGCCGCCCCATGCGGGACTTCGACAAGCAGCTGCTGGAGTGGGCGGATTTCTACGACCTGCCCCTGCATGTCCTGCTGACCAAGTCGGACAAGGCCAAGAAAAACGAGGCCCGGCGGACCCTGGACTTCCTGCGCTCGGATCTGGCCAGTCGGTTTCCGGAGGTGGGGGTGCAGCTGTTCTCGGCGCTCAAGGGCACCGGCGTAGAGGAGGCGCGGGAAAGGCTGGGGGCGTGGCTGGAGTTTGACTCCGGCGAATAG
- a CDS encoding L-threonylcarbamoyladenylate synthase, which yields MAGPPPLDVEAGAALLREGGVLAYPTESCFGLGCDPRNQAAVERVLAAKGRAEAKGLILIGASWEHLAPYMGRLTVPMRRRMDRAWPGPVTFLVPPSAAVPPWVRGDHARVALRWTAHPHAARLCKAFGGALVSTSANREGEPPARTAVQCRETFGSALDGCLRGRVGPRRAPSAIIDAETGCRHR from the coding sequence TTGGCGGGCCCGCCCCCGCTAGACGTGGAGGCCGGTGCGGCCCTGCTCCGGGAAGGCGGGGTGCTGGCCTATCCCACGGAGAGCTGCTTCGGCCTGGGCTGCGATCCCCGCAACCAGGCCGCCGTGGAGCGGGTCCTGGCGGCCAAGGGGCGGGCCGAGGCGAAGGGCCTGATCCTGATCGGCGCCTCCTGGGAGCATCTGGCGCCCTACATGGGCCGGCTGACCGTTCCCATGCGCCGGCGCATGGACCGGGCCTGGCCGGGACCGGTCACCTTTCTGGTGCCGCCCTCAGCAGCGGTTCCACCCTGGGTGCGGGGGGATCATGCCCGGGTGGCGCTGCGCTGGACCGCCCACCCCCACGCCGCCCGCCTGTGCAAGGCCTTCGGCGGCGCCCTGGTTTCCACCAGCGCCAACCGGGAAGGCGAACCGCCCGCGCGCACCGCGGTCCAATGCCGGGAGACCTTCGGCTCCGCCCTGGACGGCTGCCTGCGGGGCCGGGTGGGTCCCCGGCGGGCCCCATCGGCCATCATCGACGCCGAAACGGGGTGCCGGCACCGGTAG
- the purD gene encoding phosphoribosylamine--glycine ligase gives MRILVIGGGGREHALAWKLARSPRVQEVICAPGNAGTAAEPKVTNAPVADDDLDGLLRLARREAVDLTVVGPEAPLVAGVVDRFEAAGLRCFGPSAAAARLEGSKAFAKDFMARHAIPTAAYGTFTDSADARAFVERLGRPVAVKADGLAAGKGVVLADDAAEANAAVEEMLGGRFGGAGARVVVEERLEGEEASFLCLVDGEHILPLASSQDHKTLNEGDTGPNTGGMGAYSPAPVVTGGVAHRVMEEVVRPTVAGMAAEGTPFRGVLYAGLMIHQGRPRVLEFNCRFGDPECQPLMMRLRSDLAALLEKAAEGRLDANEAAWDPRPALTVVQAAGGYPGAYEKGHPIDGLDAVPEGDQLKVFHAGTARGPQGVVTAGGRVLGITALGASVAEARDRALGAADRIRWPGVYYRRDIGHRALGRG, from the coding sequence ATGCGTATCCTGGTAATCGGTGGTGGCGGACGCGAGCACGCTCTGGCCTGGAAGCTGGCCCGGAGCCCCCGGGTGCAAGAGGTGATCTGCGCCCCCGGCAACGCCGGCACCGCGGCCGAGCCCAAGGTGACCAACGCCCCGGTGGCGGACGACGACCTGGACGGCCTGCTGCGCCTGGCCCGGCGGGAGGCGGTGGACCTGACGGTGGTGGGTCCCGAGGCCCCTTTGGTGGCGGGTGTCGTGGACCGCTTCGAGGCGGCGGGGCTGCGCTGCTTCGGCCCCTCCGCGGCGGCGGCGCGGCTGGAGGGCTCCAAGGCCTTCGCCAAGGACTTCATGGCCCGCCACGCCATCCCCACCGCCGCCTACGGCACCTTTACCGATTCGGCGGACGCGCGCGCCTTCGTGGAGCGCCTCGGCCGTCCAGTGGCGGTGAAGGCCGACGGCCTGGCCGCCGGCAAGGGGGTGGTACTGGCCGATGACGCCGCCGAGGCGAACGCGGCCGTGGAGGAGATGCTCGGCGGGCGGTTCGGCGGGGCCGGGGCCCGTGTGGTGGTGGAGGAGCGCCTGGAGGGCGAGGAGGCCTCCTTCCTTTGCCTGGTGGACGGCGAGCACATCCTGCCCCTGGCCAGCTCCCAGGACCACAAGACCCTCAACGAGGGGGACACCGGCCCCAACACCGGCGGGATGGGGGCCTATTCCCCGGCCCCGGTGGTCACCGGCGGCGTGGCTCACCGGGTGATGGAGGAGGTGGTTCGTCCCACTGTGGCCGGGATGGCCGCCGAGGGGACCCCCTTCCGCGGCGTGCTCTACGCCGGGCTCATGATCCACCAGGGCCGGCCCCGGGTGCTGGAGTTCAACTGCCGCTTCGGCGATCCCGAGTGCCAGCCCCTGATGATGCGCCTGCGCAGCGACCTGGCCGCCCTGTTGGAGAAGGCCGCCGAGGGCCGGCTGGACGCCAATGAGGCGGCCTGGGATCCGCGCCCGGCGCTGACGGTGGTGCAGGCGGCGGGCGGTTACCCCGGGGCCTACGAGAAAGGCCACCCCATCGACGGCCTGGATGCGGTCCCGGAGGGGGACCAGCTCAAGGTGTTCCACGCCGGAACCGCGCGGGGCCCGCAGGGGGTGGTGACCGCCGGCGGGCGGGTGCTGGGGATCACCGCCCTCGGCGCCAGCGTGGCCGAGGCGCGCGACCGTGCCCTGGGCGCCGCCGACCGCATCCGCTGGCCGGGGGTGTATTACCGGCGGGACATCGGCCACCGCGCCCTCGGGCGGGGCTGA
- the purH gene encoding bifunctional phosphoribosylaminoimidazolecarboxamide formyltransferase/IMP cyclohydrolase, producing the protein MGEIKRALISVSDKSGLEELARSLHEEFGVEILSTGGTARLLREAGVPVTEISDYTGFPELFEGRVKTLHPRVHGGLLAQRGKPEHREQMAANDIPGIDLVVVNLYPFEDVVADPEASLEEAIENIDIGGPTMLRAAAKNHASVTVVVDSDDYSRVLKEMRSSGGAVGENTRFGLARKAFAHTARYDGAIADFLGAIREDGSREHFPETLNLSLQKAASMRYGENPHQHGAFYVEPKVGGANVATATQLQGKELSYNNVADLDAAFEAVKEFTEPACVIVKHANPCGAAQATDVLSAYRQAFECDPTSAFGGLIAFNRRVDQATARAILDQQFVEAVIAPAYDDSALEAFAGKANVRVMQTPALTLADTSRWDYKRVNGGLLVQDRDTVLYEADQLQAVTQREPTEQEWRELLFAWRVAKHVKSNAIVYAKDLATVGIGAGQMSRVDSARIAAQKAQSPLAGSVMASDAFFPFRDGLDAAVEVGCTAVIQPGGSIRDNEVIEAADEHGLAMVLTGMRHFRH; encoded by the coding sequence ATGGGAGAGATCAAGCGGGCGCTGATCAGCGTCTCGGACAAAAGCGGCCTGGAGGAGCTCGCCCGCAGCCTCCACGAGGAATTCGGGGTGGAGATCCTGTCCACGGGCGGTACCGCGCGCCTGTTGCGGGAAGCGGGCGTCCCCGTGACCGAGATCTCCGATTACACGGGCTTCCCGGAGCTGTTCGAGGGGCGCGTCAAGACCCTGCACCCGCGGGTGCACGGCGGCCTGCTGGCCCAGCGCGGCAAGCCGGAGCACCGGGAGCAGATGGCCGCCAACGACATCCCCGGCATCGACCTGGTGGTGGTCAACCTTTACCCCTTCGAGGACGTGGTGGCCGACCCCGAGGCCAGCCTGGAGGAGGCCATCGAGAACATCGACATCGGCGGCCCCACCATGCTGCGCGCCGCGGCGAAGAACCACGCCAGCGTCACCGTGGTGGTGGACAGCGACGATTACAGCCGGGTCCTCAAGGAGATGCGCTCGAGCGGCGGGGCCGTAGGGGAGAACACCCGCTTCGGTCTGGCCCGCAAGGCCTTTGCCCATACCGCCCGCTACGACGGCGCCATCGCCGATTTCCTCGGTGCCATCCGCGAGGACGGCAGCCGGGAGCACTTCCCGGAGACGCTCAATCTCTCCCTGCAGAAGGCGGCCAGCATGCGCTACGGGGAGAACCCCCACCAGCACGGGGCCTTCTACGTGGAGCCCAAGGTGGGCGGGGCCAACGTGGCTACCGCCACCCAGCTGCAGGGGAAGGAGCTCTCCTACAACAACGTGGCCGACCTGGACGCGGCCTTCGAGGCGGTGAAGGAATTCACCGAGCCGGCCTGCGTCATCGTCAAGCACGCCAACCCCTGCGGCGCGGCCCAGGCCACCGACGTGCTGAGCGCCTACCGGCAGGCCTTCGAGTGCGACCCCACCTCCGCCTTCGGCGGCCTGATCGCCTTCAACCGGCGGGTGGACCAGGCCACGGCCCGGGCCATCCTGGACCAGCAGTTCGTGGAGGCGGTGATCGCCCCGGCCTACGACGACAGCGCCCTGGAAGCCTTCGCCGGCAAGGCCAACGTGCGGGTTATGCAGACCCCCGCTCTGACCCTGGCCGACACCAGCCGCTGGGACTACAAGCGGGTCAACGGCGGTCTGCTGGTGCAGGACCGGGACACCGTGCTCTACGAGGCGGACCAGCTGCAGGCCGTCACCCAGCGGGAGCCCACCGAGCAGGAGTGGCGGGAGCTGCTGTTCGCCTGGCGGGTGGCCAAGCACGTCAAGTCCAATGCCATCGTCTACGCCAAGGATCTGGCTACGGTGGGCATCGGGGCGGGCCAGATGAGCCGGGTGGACTCCGCCCGCATCGCCGCCCAGAAGGCGCAGTCGCCCCTGGCCGGATCGGTGATGGCCTCGGACGCCTTCTTCCCCTTCCGCGACGGGCTGGACGCCGCCGTGGAAGTGGGCTGCACGGCGGTGATCCAGCCGGGCGGTTCCATCCGCGACAACGAGGTGATCGAGGCGGCGGACGAGCACGGCCTGGCCATGGTCCTGACCGGCATGCGGCACTTCCGCCACTGA
- a CDS encoding 2Fe-2S iron-sulfur cluster-binding protein: MDGVRLTVEPEGAEVEVPRGTTLFEAARRLGIYITSDCGGHGECGKCFVRLRGTPRPPTEIDRRMLAEDRLEMGTRLSCRYILEADTVVYIPPGKRRQNRFA, translated from the coding sequence ATGGACGGCGTACGGCTTACCGTGGAGCCGGAAGGCGCCGAGGTGGAAGTGCCCCGCGGTACCACCCTGTTCGAGGCGGCGCGCCGGCTCGGCATCTACATCACCAGCGACTGCGGCGGTCACGGGGAATGCGGCAAATGCTTCGTGCGACTCCGTGGCACGCCCCGGCCGCCCACCGAGATCGACCGGCGGATGCTGGCCGAGGACCGCCTGGAGATGGGCACCCGGCTGTCCTGCCGGTACATCCTGGAGGCCGACACGGTCGTCTACATTCCCCCCGGGAAGCGGCGCCAGAACCGCTTCGCCTGA
- a CDS encoding helix-turn-helix domain-containing protein, with translation MSGPRSEPDPEYPGLKACIEEALDQYFANLDGEQPCGRLFYLVQGEVEQALLERILRETAGNQRRAAELLGLNRNTLRKKIQEYGISPK, from the coding sequence GTGTCGGGTCCCCGATCGGAACCGGATCCGGAGTACCCGGGCCTAAAGGCGTGCATCGAGGAGGCCCTCGACCAGTATTTCGCCAACCTGGACGGGGAGCAGCCCTGCGGGCGGCTCTTCTATCTGGTCCAGGGCGAGGTGGAGCAGGCCCTGCTGGAGCGCATCCTGCGCGAAACGGCGGGCAACCAGCGGCGGGCCGCGGAGCTCCTGGGTTTGAATCGCAACACGCTACGGAAGAAAATCCAGGAATACGGCATCAGCCCCAAATAG
- the dusB gene encoding tRNA dihydrouridine synthase DusB: MQPLAIGPHILANNLALAPMAGITERPFRRLCREWGAGLAVSEMIPSRSMLAGDRLALSKADHTGEEGSVAVQIAGGDPDLLAEAARWNEARGADIIDINMGCPAKTICKQAAGSALMRDEALVGRILEAVVGAVSVPVTLKMRTGWDRQHKNAPRLARMAEEAGIQALAVHGRTRADRYRGDAEYETIAAVKEAVSLPVWANGDIRTPEDAARVLDQSGADGVMIGRGAQGRPWLFQSVAHYLATGEVPPEPGLAERGRAILMHLEGLKELYGSVRGARVARKHLGWYAEALPGEAGRAFRAQANKAEALERQEALVRGVFLNDDQEAA; this comes from the coding sequence CTGCAACCGCTGGCCATCGGCCCGCATATTCTGGCCAATAATCTGGCCCTGGCCCCCATGGCGGGGATCACCGAGCGGCCCTTCCGTCGCCTGTGCCGGGAATGGGGGGCAGGTCTGGCGGTATCGGAGATGATCCCCAGCCGGTCCATGCTGGCCGGCGACCGGTTGGCCCTGTCCAAGGCCGACCACACCGGCGAGGAAGGGTCCGTGGCCGTCCAGATCGCCGGCGGGGACCCGGACCTGCTGGCCGAGGCGGCGCGCTGGAACGAGGCGCGCGGCGCGGACATCATCGACATCAACATGGGCTGCCCGGCCAAGACCATCTGCAAGCAGGCGGCGGGCTCCGCCCTCATGCGGGACGAGGCCCTGGTCGGGCGCATCCTGGAGGCCGTAGTGGGCGCGGTCTCCGTGCCGGTGACCCTGAAGATGCGCACCGGCTGGGATCGTCAGCACAAGAACGCCCCCCGCCTCGCCCGGATGGCGGAGGAGGCCGGGATTCAGGCCCTGGCGGTCCATGGCCGGACCCGCGCCGACCGCTACCGGGGAGATGCGGAGTACGAGACCATCGCCGCGGTGAAGGAGGCCGTTTCCCTGCCGGTCTGGGCCAATGGCGACATCCGCACCCCCGAGGACGCGGCCCGGGTCCTGGATCAGTCCGGGGCCGACGGCGTCATGATCGGTCGGGGCGCCCAGGGGCGGCCCTGGCTGTTCCAGTCGGTGGCCCACTACCTGGCCACCGGCGAGGTGCCGCCGGAACCGGGGCTCGCGGAGCGCGGACGGGCGATCCTCATGCACTTGGAGGGGCTGAAGGAATTGTACGGTTCGGTACGGGGGGCCCGCGTGGCCCGCAAGCACCTGGGATGGTACGCCGAGGCCCTGCCCGGTGAGGCCGGCCGGGCCTTCCGCGCGCAGGCCAACAAGGCCGAGGCGCTGGAGCGCCAGGAGGCCCTGGTCCGCGGGGTCTTCCTGAACGACGACCAAGAGGCCGCCTAG
- a CDS encoding DUF3426 domain-containing protein — translation MEIRCPNCDTRFRVRSGQIREEGTKVRCSVCTFRFWAFPDGSVRSAVEDAAPPEGSAGGAEEGAAAPAPDRTEESSGRRKGRGAKTLRPPAPAGAVGRGAGLLLKLLVFLLVLGLLVELGYAFRNHWLAWPWARSAAQTALEWSGLEVELPVALRHYRAERVEARREPLRSGRHVTLLQGVLVNDAPFAQRPPQLEIQALGSDGEVRYRRMKRPGARLALEEPPDMRELGRRWEQARRDFPERLRSGQEVPFAVVLEDVPPGMQRFRIEMVP, via the coding sequence ATGGAGATCCGCTGCCCCAACTGCGATACCCGGTTCCGCGTCCGGTCGGGCCAGATCCGGGAGGAGGGCACCAAGGTGCGCTGCTCCGTGTGCACCTTCCGTTTTTGGGCCTTTCCCGACGGCAGCGTACGCAGCGCCGTGGAGGACGCGGCCCCTCCGGAAGGGTCGGCGGGCGGCGCGGAGGAGGGTGCCGCGGCCCCGGCCCCGGACCGAACGGAGGAGAGCAGCGGGCGCCGCAAGGGCCGGGGGGCCAAGACCCTGCGGCCACCGGCCCCCGCCGGGGCCGTGGGACGAGGGGCGGGCCTGCTGCTCAAGCTCCTGGTCTTCCTGCTGGTCCTCGGCCTCCTGGTGGAGCTCGGCTACGCCTTCCGGAACCACTGGCTCGCCTGGCCGTGGGCCCGGTCCGCGGCGCAGACGGCCCTGGAATGGTCGGGCCTCGAGGTGGAGCTGCCGGTGGCCCTGCGTCATTACCGCGCGGAGCGGGTGGAGGCCCGGCGCGAGCCGTTGCGCTCGGGGCGCCACGTGACCCTTCTGCAGGGGGTGCTGGTCAACGACGCCCCCTTCGCGCAACGCCCCCCCCAGCTGGAGATCCAGGCCCTGGGGTCCGATGGGGAGGTACGGTACCGGCGCATGAAGCGGCCCGGCGCTCGCCTGGCCCTGGAGGAGCCGCCCGATATGCGGGAGTTGGGGCGGCGTTGGGAGCAGGCCCGGCGCGATTTCCCGGAGCGCCTGCGCTCCGGCCAGGAGGTGCCCTTCGCCGTGGTCCTGGAGGACGTGCCCCCGGGGATGCAGCGCTTCCGGATCGAGATGGTCCCCTGA